From a region of the Corythoichthys intestinalis isolate RoL2023-P3 chromosome 7, ASM3026506v1, whole genome shotgun sequence genome:
- the LOC130919218 gene encoding cytochrome c oxidase assembly factor 7 codes for MAGLINFEDEEEVKQFLDNLGVEYSFQCYNEKNPEGCQRLADYMEGVKQNFEAAAQVLKHNCETYNHPGSCYKLGSYHVVGRGGVSKCLKSAYSCFKRACDAGGKKSMDACHSVGLVAHDGRAMEGGTPNPEVARRYYETACAGGFAPSCFNLSALYIEGNAKGVKPDMAMAFKYAERACELGHLWGCANASRMYKLGDGIEKDEKKAEELKNRARELHGMQKEKQLKFGE; via the exons atggcGGGACTcatcaattttgaagatgaagaAGAAGTAAAACAGTTTTTGGATAATTTGGGGGTGGAGTACAGCTTCCAGTGCTACAATGAGAAAAACCCTGAAG GATGCCAGAGGTTAGCCGACTACATGGAAGGAGTGAAGCAAAACTTTGAGGCGGCTGCACAAGTACTGAAACACAACTGTGAAACATATAACCACCCAGGGAGCTGCTACAAGTTGGGGTCTTACCATGTCGTAGGCAGAG GTGGTGTAAGTAAGTGCCTGAAAAGTGCCTACTCTTGCTTCAAGCGAGCATGCGACGCCGGTGGAAAGAAGTCCATGGACGCCTGCCACAGCGTGGGCCTGGTGGCTCACGACGGTCGGGCCATGGAGGGTGGCACCCCTAATCCGGAGGTCGCCCGCCGCTACTACGAGACGGCATGCGCGGGTGGCTTCGCCCCGTCCTGCTTCAACCTGAGCGCTCTGTACATAGAGGGCAACGCCAAAGGAGTGAAGCCAGACATGGCCATGGCATTCAAGTATGCCGAGCGCGCCTGCGAATTGGGACACTTGTGGGGCTGTGCCAACGCCAGCCGAATGTACAAGCTGGGCGACGGTAtcgagaaggatgaaaagaaggCGGAGGAACTGAAGAATCGGGCCAGGGAACTGCACGGGATGCAAAAAGAGAAGCAGCTCAAATTTGGAGAGTGA